The following nucleotide sequence is from Falco naumanni isolate bFalNau1 chromosome 6, bFalNau1.pat, whole genome shotgun sequence.
ATAGGTCTTCACAGGAAAGCCTTCTACAGCAACTTACCTCCACTTTTGTGGTCCAATGCACATTATACCACTGTGAAACATTTCAACAGTTTGACACTACATTCTATACTTATCACCATAGATACAGGAAATGGCTACCAGAACAGAACAGATTGAGTATGGAGCAAATTcctaaaaagcagcatttcagaacCACTTCCATAAACCAGTTCACCTGTCCAGAGCATTTTAacaaccataaaaaaaaaaatgttatgtaaCATACAAACACTGCTGTAAAACACGTTTATATCAGAAAGTAAGATTCTCAAGTATTATTATTTAACTGATAAAGCACTATATTAAGAACACGAGTCCTCATGGCATCCCAGATTGCTTTCCTTCACCTGCACCTCTCCCAACCCACCCAAAGCCCTAAGTCTACTGAACAGAGGCACTGCTGTCGGCCCAACAGGGTCTCTGAAACTAGCAGCCATCCAACTCCATCTTAAAGATGCCTCTAGATTTGGGCTCCTTGAAGCGAGAGGCAGAAGTTacatttctctctgaaataGAAACAGTAAGAATTCAGAGATTTTATTCTTCATTCCCTAACTAGCCTCTTCCCTCCCTCAACACACTGATGTCCtatttgggcttttttattCCTATAGAAcgaaggaaaggaaaacacgTAAATCCTTTCTCAACTGCCTGTCTTCACTCAATTCAGCAACAGGTTTATCATTCTTTTTAGTGAACGTAAAAGTGAAGAGAATCCAAGAGTCTTATCTGTAATTAGTACTTAACATCAATAGCAGATACCATCTGCTACTCTTCTCTGGGTACAGAAACATAACAATAAAGAAAGCACACACTAACTTACATGAATACAGAGAGCAAagtctgctgcttctcttctggTACCGCAACGtggatgaagaaagaaacatcCAATCCTCTTCAGATAATTGTAAATTTTGCACTGCACTGGAGGTTTCCAGTTGCTGTATCCTCCTAAATAGTaaaaggggggagaaaaaaaaaaaaaaaaagccaccataAATTAAGAATGCAAGAAGgtaaaagcaaagataaattTGGCTTTAAGGACAGAATTTATTTTGACCAGTGTGAAAACGAAAATAACCAAAATCCCAAAAGAGCCCTTGTTCTTGggttagaaagcaaaaaaaggagaaagtagCTAGCCTGATCCTACacaaagcttttcctttaattttatatgactttttcttctaaacCTGAAAAACTTACCTTCTATGTATCCTGTGCATTTAAATAcgatgtatttttttccagttttaagcACAGCTATCGTTAACATGCAGAAGCAGAGGAGCTTTGGGAACACAGTACAACAAATGCTTCTCTTACAGAATCCTGTACTAATGTAAAGCCCATGATTATTTCCAACAGACTCTGTAACTGCCTGACACATCACATGTcagacttctttaaaaagaggaTCCAAGAACTAGACcaacagctgaaacaaataCTAGAGTCCTGACAAACAACTGGATGCAGTCAAGGATAAGCAAAATGAGGCTACAACTGGAGGAGGGAGCGCAGGAATTTTCTCCACAGTATCCAAAACCATGTAGTTACTGGCTGAGAAAATGGTTGGATAATAGGGACAAGATGAGTAACGGGCCTGCTACAGATAAAAATACTAGGCTGAAACAGGTTTcaagggaaagcaaagaagcagcaagtctcaagaagaaggaaaaccagaggAGCTTGCAGTTGCTATGGCAAcataaaaaaggcaaacaaatgGAAGGACAATTTGAAGTGACTGAATAAGAATTTCATAACATTCCCATTTTCTAAGAAGTAATGGGTCTGCAATAGGGAGGAAACAATGTTGCTTCATCTGTTAAATGATATGAGTGGTTGAATGTAAGAAAGGATTTTGAATGGAAGGTGAAAGCAGTCACTGACTGCACTTGAGGACATTTGAAACTAAGGCTCAAGTAAACAGGCTGCAGAGGATTGTATATTCTAACCTGCCCACCCCCAGTCTGACAAAGAAGTAGAAGCAATCTTCAGTAGATTTCTCctagggttttttgttttggtgttggtttgcgggtttttttccccccttttcagCCTAATGGCTATATGAAGGTATCAAAAATGATCTCAAAGCTCAAAGATCTAATAACAGTCTACATAGAAACAACTGAGGGGTATCTGTCCATGAGAAAAATTGGTTTTGCAAGTCATTCTCATCTGTTGTGACAGCCTTTGGTTGCTGCTATTTGGGAAAGACTTGTAATCACCAACCCCGGCTTCTGGCTGCATAAATGTACAACATAAGCATTTGACCAGGACAGCTGAAAACAATGACAGGCTACAAATGGGTTAAGGACAACTTGTCTGAAAACAGGAACAATACAAAGCCTGTGCAATACCATGCAAACTCAAAGCAAAGCTAAGGCTATATTAACAACAGAAATAACGCAAAAGTATAAtacaaaagtaataaaaatattcagaagtgttgtttgggaaaggcaggaaaaaaaatcagaagagacAGGGATATCGCTATATTTTCagactaaacaaacaaaaatagcatACATCAAATAACTCTGTAAACCATTATTACAAGAGGACACCTACAACAATAAATCCAGATGTGCCTGGGAGCCTTAGTGTGCCCAGGCTCTGTAACAATATAGCTGATGCTAACAAACTGCTAAAGTTTTCTCTGATATGAATATGGCACATTTTTATCACCATTAActcttcagtgtgtttttttgAGTTCAGGTGCTCCAAGGGCCATTCCCGCGAGGCACCCTGCATACAGCAACCCGTTTTGGGAAGCAAGAAATTGAGCGGCACTGAcgcaggctgtgctgtgccagcaggtGCCTGTGTTTGAAACACCCCTGGGCACAGTGTCTTAACTAGCACAGAGGTACCTTTGGGTAAGATTATGGTATTAAGAGAGGTTCCTAATAATAGACTAATAACACTAAGACTGTAGCATggattatttctctttcttagaTAGGTCAGAGAAGAGAAACTTCTGAACAACAATACAGTTCAAACATTTCTTGGGttaaataaattttttcttactgaatcAGAACAGGGCATTTTAACCTTGGAAAACAGTAACAGCACAGAAGATCCTGTCATAACAAACAAGCTTAGGTCAATTAATGACAAACCAGTTTTgagtaaattaaataaaataacaaagcatGACTGAAAGCAAGTGTCTGATTCAAGTGGGAAAGTCATGTATAACTGTGAAAAAGCTGTTCCTTACTAAATAATTCTTTATAAAACCCAGAGTAGTTTTTGACGTCAATAGGCCTGACAGTTCTTCATATCAGATTCCTACTAGTTTCTTATTTGTACctgtacaaaaagaaaaaataacatttttccaaGGCCAGGCCAAGTGGATTGAATAACTATAGAAGTAAACCTTCAGCAAttaaaaaccacaacaaaaccccaaatcacAATAGCCTTAGAAGCCAAGGAGTGCAGAAGTGAAGTGAAATTTGACCAGAAGTCAAGATGGGCAAAGCCTTACAGAGGGTTGTAAGAACAAACAACAAAGTGTTCAGCCATATAGAAAAGAGAATATACAGAGTAGCCAGGCAGCAAGGATGAAATGGAAATCCAGGATGATTAGGTATAATCCAAACCCtcaaaatcagcatttttctgtggctttgtgCACATTATGTGAGCAAGAAAACTGTCACTGTACAGACTAGCCAAAGGCTAGGGAATGACAATACAGGTAGTGATACAAAAGTAATATCTGAGCAGAACACAAAACTCAGGAGCATAACCTGCTTTAACAGAGAAGGACAGAGCATTCATCTCCAGAACTTCTAACAATCACACATTAGACTACAGGTCCAAAAGCACACCTGACTGAAGACCTTACACTTTACATTAACAGACATActtgctctgctttcagcagctaACTGGAACACCTATTtctaagagagaaaaaaagaaaaaaaaaaagtgattcagGCATCACAAATAGGCCTTTCCACCCAACCTTAGCGGCATGAAAACTCTCAGCTTTCAGGATGCTCTTGATTATCTTTTCAAGGAAGAGATAATCCAAGAATATTAAGTAAAGAACTGCAGTGCAATTGTGTTTGCCAACTGTGAGACACACCTGACAATTCCTACTATCCCTCGTCTAGACTTTATTAAAGTATTCAACATTCCACAGGCAATAAATATTATAAAGGCAGATACAGAGAAAACCAGTAGAAAAAGCGCAAGGTGGACAAAAAGTTGGTTACAAAAACAGTCAGGTAAGAAAAAGATCAAGTTAAAGGGATGCTATTGGCAGACTTCACAAAAAGTTTTCTTACAAACCCACAACAATGTGAATTTCATTAATCACCTTGTACCACTAATGGTATCTTCCAGATGTGAGATACACCTATTGATGTACAGGATGACCATGGACATCCTTAAGAAGCAAGccaaagacagaacaaaattCAAGTATAAGAACATAAAATCATGCTTtttggaatgaaaaagaaaaataacacaatgACAAGGACTTGGGGgaattagaaagaaattaatcagaGAGTACTATGGCTGTCCTGATAATTACGAAAACCTAGTATGATACAGCTTAAGTAAGTTCAGCAGGAAAGCCAGAAAGACTCCTAAATGATTCAGCAATTCTAGAACAATATTCTACAGGGAAGAGTAAAAGCAGAGCAGGCTAAGACTGAGTTGGAAAAGTCAAGAACATTCCTGTTACATGGTGCCTGTGACACTGTGACTTCAGCAGCCCTAGTGGCTGCTTTGTTCCTGTTCGTTCTCTCAGATTCAAAGAATCTCTGCTCAAGTATTTTGTAGACTTGTTAGTCTtctcttcatattttcttcaaCGACTTTTTACCTTGAAAGCCCCAGATAAACGTCCCTTGGTTCAGGTTAGCTGGCAGCTGTGAGAATAAGCTTCCCCAGTTGTCCAGATCCACCAACACAATGTGAGTCATGGTACTCAGGTAGTCAAGATCAGGAAGTTCACCATCTTCAATGGGATAAAAAGAATATGTTTAAAGCTCACCTGGCTTTGTGGTCAACCAACATACATCAAAATAAgatatgcttttgaaaattaacttATTCTATTGTTCTACAAGCGAGAAGTTACAAAACATGATCATATTTAGTGACTGCATTGTTTTAAGAAAGTAGCTGAAGCAGTATTTAGTAATGCACAAATCTGACAAACAAATGTAGAACGTACCTATACAATGATGTAGAGCTAGACAGTTTTGTGGTAGGCACAGAAAGCTGTTGCCCTACACTGAGACATTTTAATAGTCCATTTAATAATCGGCTATGCGCCCCCTACTATGGCAAGTCTCTGTGACATTGAATTCCTTATACAGCAAAAAGTATGTCTCTAaacattttgtgtgtttttatgCACATATCTAACACACATCAACCTTTTAATCAAAAGCGTTATGACACTAATTAAAAACACTTCCAATTTTTAAACACAAGGTACACCTTCAGCATGCTTAGAAGTGACACgaacttcaaaaaaatttgCATGCTCAAGGCAAAAAACCTAACACATATTGAGAATATAAGTTCTCAGCTGAAATTTTTGCAAGCTAAGGGAACTGCAAAGATTGTGTTTATAATAGGACTGCCCACACAGAAAGCACTACTAGcctcataaatatttatacatacaaataaggcaaatttctttcaaatgtatGTGTATTATAGGCCACTTTTACATCTCTAGGAGTTAGATCCCTATTTGGGATCTTTGATTGCCCTCTTCCTTTTAACACCTAGTCATGCTCCCAactaatttgaaaaatcaaatgtttcaGTCCCAGGACTCCCACATCTGTCTACATTTTGGTTCTTTAAAGACCTCATGCACATAGCATATAGCAAGAAATTGAGTCCAAGTTCTGGAAACTCAAATACTGAGAATTCAAAATGCAGCTTTGATAAATAACTAAATTCTGAGCCGATTTATAGACCGGATGTAGGCAGGTAATATGCTGACATTGAAACAAACTGTGTCAAggacaagaatatttttctaatgttaacaaaataaaatttctacaAACCTTCACCAGGTTCGTCAGAGTATGCAGagttctcttctgtttctttctttccctgtatTGGTCCCTGGAGAGGAGACAACTGTGGTCTTTCCTGAGTCTTGGATGGAGATGCTTCAAATTTTAGCTTGTGAGGTTTTCTGTCCACACAAGCCCCACTTGCTGTGAACTtgaatactgtattttctgattcTGATGCAAGACTTGATAAATCAGGTTTCTgcaaaaagcagtgtttcatGTGATAGTGCTGATGTGCACTCTGAAGATCATTGAAGTTTTTGTTGCATGCATCACATCTAACAACATACATCTCTTCCTTAGGTTTCAGTGATGTGTGACTGTTGAGATGACTGTTCAAATCAGCAAAATTCTGTGCAGTTGCAGAACAGAAGCAGCATCGAAACCATAAGTTTCCTTTTTGCAGCATGGCTTTCTGACAATTCACATAATCATTCCTCCTGTTTATTCTGGAGACATAAATTGTCCGGCAACCACAGGTTAAACGGTctccttgctctgctggaaggaagtcctcctctttttttattgaTGTTTCCATCTCCTCAGGCACAAATGCATAGTCCACGCTATGAATCTCCTTATAATGGATTAGAAATTCTTCTTCTGTGTCAAAGAAGAGATTACCACAAAGACCACAGAAGTATTTAGTTTGTATCTCCTGGTTATGATGCTCTTTGAAGTGTCGCTGTAGCGTTCCTACTTTCCGAAAGTGATTTCTGCATATGCCACAGCAGTATCTGTGAAATGCATGGCTTTCTAAGGACATGCAATGTTGTTTAACATTCTCTTCAGATTCAAACATCTCCTCACAAATGCGGCATTGCCATTTTCCCAGAATAGGGCTGTTTTCAGGGGAGAGTTCTATAGGACTAGGAATGCAGTCTGTTGTTTCACCTGCAGAAATGCACACTGTGTCAGAAGCAGATGGCATAGGTTCATCTTCTAGAGCTTCTTGTTCATAATAGTAACTATGTCCACCATGAAATTCAGTCACATGTCCCATAATATCCTCTTCTCTGAGATCTACAGAGCATGCTCTGcaccagagaagaaaattagtCAAGTGTGCTCCCCCATGGAATCGGCTCATATGCAGGCGGATAATGCTCGAATTTTCAGCAAGCTTTCCACACACAGCACACTTGTGACAGATCCTATTTGCCgataaaatgtgcttttctacTGAATCTTCTGTAAAAAACTTTTGAAGGCATTCACAAAACCAGGCTTTTACTTTGCAAGCACTACCTTGACTTTGGCTTGCTACATGATCGTCATCTTTACCTTTTAGATCACTCTTCCGTTTTGAAGGAGTAGACTCCCTTTCACTGGTAGACTCATTTGAAGTCAAATGTCTTTTAAGCAGTGGTCTTGACCGATCCACAATATGGCACAAATgagactgatttttattttttccattgatATGACAGAACATCAAGATGGATTCTTCCATTGTAGTAAGAACTTTAATGTTATGTTGAGTGGTTTGCTTATGCTGGGTGATCTGATTCTCATCAGCAAACAGTTTATCACAGTTCTCACAGTgaccttttgttttaaatatctctgCAACTTGGGAGATGCTCTTCTCTGACAGCGCCACAGGCCCAGAATTATGACAACGTGTTCTataatggattaaaaaaaccaaagaggtTGCATCATaacctgaaacatttttaagcTTTCAGGTGTATTTTGGAATATTACTTAATAGCTACAGCAATGAGTGCGTGGAAATGGTGTTCTCTGTATACTTTAACTCAACTACTAACAGAAACATGCAATGCCTATCTAGTCTCTgtactttaaaaagaattagGTGCTAATTTCCAAAAGTAGCACTTAGATCGATGCTTACGTTGTGGACTCAGTACATTTGAGAAATTAAATGCTGCTAAATTAGAAATAGTGGAACACTGTTCTGTTacagaaagtaataaaaaggaTATAGACATGGATCAGTATTCTACAGTGGATTGTGTATGGTAAGGCAGGGTAAGAGACATGGAAAGGAGGCAGTTGATCGTTTACTCAGGAAGTCTACATTCAGATGGTCCAGGTGCCCTGAAATCCGCTAGCACCACTGAGAACACTTCTGCCTATCCGTTATCAAGCTATGGATGTTCACATTACAAAGACAGCTGTCTCTCACAAACCTGAAATGAGCTGTTAATTCCATATGTGAACGTAGTATCTGGCAGCAGGATATACACTTCACTTGGAAGGGGACCTCTTTGCACAGAGATATCAGAAGGTTCTTTGCATAGGATGGGAAAGGTAAAGGAAGGCCAGCCTTCATTTCATCTATAACACGGAATGGCAGAAAGTGCAGCCACAGGTTAGAGTTCTTTCATAGTATTTCAGCACTCAGATGACAAAGTTACAGTTGTACTTATTTGTCACAGGGTTCAGAAAGCAAGTTACCATGTGTCAGCTGAATCAGTAATTGTGCAATGCAAGCTTTAAGTAAAACGGCATTCAATTTTTAAACTCATATCTGAATCTGTTTGCATCTTGCTCTTTTGTACTTGCTGACTGactctgcttcccttttcctccttctatAAGGTCAGGTCTGACATCTCTCTTAAGAAGGTCCTTATTGACCTTCCTCTCCATCTGTCATCACCTGTCTACTCTTACTAACACACACTTTTGTTTAAAGGCATAATTAAGCCATGTTTAAATTAAAGCCGTGTTAAGTGAATTGATACTTCTTTAAACAAGTTCCCCATGTACTGTGaacatctttctctctctcGCCCATCCTCAGTAGCAATTCTCCTTAAATTTTCAGGTGCAGGACTTTCTATTATTCTGAGTAAATACTCTACATTAACTCCAGGTACCAGCAGAATAAAAGAATTTCTATTGACAAGAGAATGGGAAATGGCTTATTAACTATATATTGCTGTTGTTCTGCATCTTAGGAGGCAAATTCTCTTTGAATTTGCTGTTTAGTAAGATGCGACGATCAGCAGACAGTAATTTGAGGTTATGCCTTTCAACTAACTTCACTGCCAGATCTTACAGACCATATTGATTAATATTAATCAAGAGCTAtcaatgcaaaggaaaaaaaatggggaacatgcttttttttgtcCTGAGCTAAGCACTATCCATCTCTACAGAAAACGctgttttatgcttttaatcTTTCCAAAAGCAATAGCTCACcagtaatctttttttaaagctatagCCTAATTTTAAAGGCATCTACAGTCAGCACATTCAGAATTGATAACTTGTTTAAGAGTAATTAGATTTACAATACATAAAAGAACTCAGAACCATGCAGCTGATTGCCACTTTCATGAAGATGGCAGTACTGACTTGACCTGCAGAAAGATTCCTTCAAAGCCCATCTTTACTATACACTTCCTGCAGCCAATCTGCAGAAGGGCAGAAGTACAAGATAGTTATGAAGATGAGATACAAACTATATCAATCCTTTTGGCCTTGTAGGATTGTCCTGAAAGCTATGCTAAAATACGGCAGGTTCTCAAATAAGAAGTCAACTCAATCTATATTTTATCTGCCTCAGTTTACCTAATGTTAAAGTAAATGCTTTAATGCTTATTGCTTACGTCAAAGTGAAAAAGTCAGTACAGATATGATTGTCACCCTGTTTTCTAAGTAATGATCAGACAAATGCCTTCTGTGGAATCTAGTAAGTATGGTTCAGCATGTTACCAGCTCACAACATAACCAGTATTTTTGCCTTCAGCAGCATAACAGCCAGTGCAAGGCATCAGACCGGCAACACTGTTTCAGCTAAGCAGGCTAAATTTGCAATTATATGGAGAAGAAACTTTCACTGGTCTTTTCCGTCAGGAATGCCAAGGAAACCAACAAAATAGCCTCCAGCAGACAGTATGGCAAGGGGAAGGAACATCACAGCCAGTCTGACTGAAAGAGAAatcatgttttcatttgagTTCCTATCAATATGTTATACATAAACCTACTCAGGACAGCAGCTGCGCAGTCACTGGTGGATGAGAAGCCTCTATGAGGGACCTGACAGCATGAAGATAGAGGCAAGCGTGCTTCCCATTACAGCAACTGTGATGGAGGAATCATTTCTACACAAAAATATGAATTTCAGAGAACCTCTTTTAAGATCTTAAATCTGATAAAtaggttttcattaaaaaacacaacTTTAAAACCTTAAGCTTTTTTACACAGCAGAGAAATTGAACTCACTTCATACCATAAGGATCAGTTATCAGAAGGAATGAAAAGCAGTACACCTAGTAGCAACATACCACTCAATTTAGAAACCTGGAGGAAGTGGTTCTTTCCTGACATATGCTGCAAGCATTCGTCTCTTTTGGTGAAAAGGAGGAAGCAGTCTGGGCATGCAAAACACTGGATATGCTGTGGAGGGAGATCTTTTTTATGCCCGTCATTTTCATttagctggaagaaaaaaggatcTAGTTAGGAAAAATTATAAGCAGGAAACTAGTTCCAGTTCTTCTCATGTACTTTCCATTCCTCTCCCCATTCTGTGGTACTATTTTCACTTTTAGGTTTTCAGCTACCACATCTATGTTTATCTACAGTCTGCCACTATGCGCTACAGCTTGTGATGCACAAGGGACTGGCTAAACTGCCATTGTCAAACTCAGCTACTTATCCTTACTAAACCAGCAACTTTTCCATTCCCTTCTTGCACCACTGGGAGCAACCATCTTCCCCAGGAACTAAGGGCTCCATCAATTCTTAGCTAGTACCTTCACCCAGGCTCTCAGAAAAAGCTCCTCTGTCACTACAGCAGCTGTTTTTCCTCATTGGTTCTTCCCTAATTTTGTTAGCTTCCAACTTCTCAAAATGCTGCTCCTCAGAGTACTCTGAGAGGTCTGTGACTTTTACCAAAGTCAACTCCTTCCACCCCCTTTGCCTTCTACATCAACTTCAGATGTCTGCCTTCAGGGCAAAAAACCctttaattttgcttctgaCATTTTTACTTACTCCTTTCTTATGTCACTCCAAGAATCTTCCTGATATGCTTATGCTTTATGCCACAGCTTTGCTTAGGATTATCTCCCCATCCTTCCACACCACAATAATCCCATTTTCTTGACTGCTGCAAAAGCCACTCCCTTTCTCAAACTTTTCTAACTCCTGCTAATGCCCTGGACGCACCACAGGCACACAACTTagaagcaatggaaaaagaGCAGGGACAAACTATGACGTGATCTTTCAAGCTTGTCAGGTATGACTACACATCAGGAGTTACTGCTACTAGCTAAAAGTAGCCTGATTTTCAGAGTATCTAAAGCTTCTGCTGACTTTAATGCAGCTTCTGAAGACGAGACAGGTACACAACAAAATTTGTTATTAAAACACTAAGCTTTGAAAATGCTATCCATTATCCAATTCAATACCAGACTGCTTAAATAAAACCACTCAACCAGAAGATAACACCTGAGCATTTGTCATTGAACTGAGGTTTTACAGTGGTAAGTTATGAACAGAAGTTAAAAGAGtggaagaacaacaaaaaaagcaaatactatGAGCTTATATTTGAATCAAAACTCAaatgcttttcccttctgtaagCTAACTAGCGAGTAACAGCAAATACATCCATCAGAGACTGGAAACAGAAGAAGTGGTTGCATCTGAATCACCCAAGTtacttttctcattctcttacctctccccaccaccccaccccatctcctggctgctgcttctctttacTGTCACTTGTTTCATCCTAACTCCTTGCCATTATCTATCATAGTTTTGGAGATGCAAAAAAAGGGAATACCTTTTGACAGCACCAATACGGGGACAAGAGGTTCAAGACAGAACTACAGTCCTCTCAAAAGTGCACTGGAAAGTGCAACCTAATGGTCAGATCTAATGGGATTACTGTCGGGATACACAAGGTGTTTGAAGCATAGCAGAATAAGAAAAGCTATCTCAAAAActaaaagaaaggaggggaaagaaagagggttAAACAGGGAAAATGAAGTCAGTGCATAATTATATGTCTTAAAAACCCTCTACTACATTCAGTCAGGCGAGTTACTTATCCTTACGATCTTGCCTTAGATAAAAGATGATCACTGTACTGCTGAGAGGTTGAAAATCTTTTGCAGCATATCACACAGGCAACAGCATTATTTGGGGGTCCATGCAATGTGACTGTTGGGTCACAAGGAGAATGATCAAAcctggagaggaagaaataattaattactCCCCTTTAAATAGTCAAAatggtttttttaatggcaggGGGAGAAGTCTTTTGAAGCTGTTGCATAAAAACCTACCACATCAACCTAAACCATATTTCTCACTTCCCCTATTGTTATCAGTGGAAATACCCTGTACAGAGGTGATTCTCCCTGCCGCTCACCTGTTTTCATGACCCTTCGCAGAGGAATCATACTGTTTTGAAGAGCAAGAGAACTAACAAAGCCTTGATTTCCtacacagagatttttttttaaaaaaattatttttccctccctgcaCTGGTTCTGGCTGGAACTGAGTTAAATCTTCTCTGTAGCAGCTTGTACAGCGCGTGTTTTGGATGCATGAACAACAGTGTTGATAGCACAGGGATGTTTgagctattgctgagcagtgctcgcACAGTGTCAAGGCCGtctctgtttttcagactgCCATGCCACTGAGTAGGCTGCAGGTAGGCAAGAggctggaaggggacacagctggaacagctgacTAAGGGGATATCCCGTACCATAcga
It contains:
- the ZNF451 gene encoding E3 SUMO-protein ligase ZNF451 isoform X2, yielding MESHSAVNIQKSKLPASESEDEIEFVGEGPLRPVLECIDLVSSEDEEPNSSSYVHRNTKRKDHIDYQKERVASTLDRLARHVEVEKQQKEEKNKAFKEKVDSQYAHGLQELEFIRERSDTEAARLCVDQWLKMPGLKPGTINSGKRGFYKRAGQVQVNRSPISCPVMHCNREFDNGHLLLGHLQRFDHSPCDPTVTLHGPPNNAVACVICCKRFSTSQQYSDHLLSKLNENDGHKKDLPPQHIQCFACPDCFLLFTKRDECLQHMSGKNHFLQVSKLSDEMKAGLPLPFPSYAKNLLISLCKEVPFQVKCISCCQILRSHMELTAHFRTRCHNSGPVALSEKSISQVAEIFKTKGHCENCDKLFADENQITQHKQTTQHNIKVLTTMEESILMFCHINGKNKNQSHLCHIVDRSRPLLKRHLTSNESTSERESTPSKRKSDLKGKDDDHVASQSQGSACKVKAWFCECLQKFFTEDSVEKHILSANRICHKCAVCGKLAENSSIIRLHMSRFHGGAHLTNFLLWCRACSVDLREEDIMGHVTEFHGGHSYYYEQEALEDEPMPSASDTVCISAGETTDCIPSPIELSPENSPILGKWQCRICEEMFESEENVKQHCMSLESHAFHRYCCGICRNHFRKVGTLQRHFKEHHNQEIQTKYFCGLCGNLFFDTEEEFLIHYKEIHSVDYAFVPEEMETSIKKEEDFLPAEQGDRLTCGCRTIYVSRINRRNDYVNCQKAMLQKGNLWFRCCFCSATAQNFADLNSHLNSHTSLKPKEEMYVVRCDACNKNFNDLQSAHQHYHMKHCFLQKPDLSSLASESENTVFKFTASGACVDRKPHKLKFEASPSKTQERPQLSPLQGPIQGKKETEENSAYSDEPGEDGELPDLDYLSTMTHIVLVDLDNWGSLFSQLPANLNQGTFIWGFQGGYSNWKPPVQCKIYNYLKRIGCFFLHPRCGTRREAADFALCIHAGRLDEHLPKQIPFTVLSGDKSFLELETQFKLTQRSARILNPHHIEGDMMCALLNSISDTAKEEDADLEEAIKRSLEEM
- the ZNF451 gene encoding E3 SUMO-protein ligase ZNF451 isoform X1, whose product is MESHSAVNIQKSKLPASESEDEIEFVGEGPLRPVLECIDLVSSEDEEPNSSSYVHRNTKRKDHIDYQKERVASTLDRLARHVEVEKQQKEEKNKAFKEKVDSQYAHGLQELEFIRERSDTEAARLCVDQWLKMPGLKPGTINSGKRGFYKRAGQVQVNRSPISCPVMHCNREFDNGHLLLGHLQRFDHSPCDPTVTLHGPPNNAVACVICCKRFSTSQQYSDHLLSKLNENDGHKKDLPPQHIQCFACPDCFLLFTKRDECLQHMSGKNHFLQVSKLSDEMKAGLPLPFPSYAKNLLISLCKEVPFQVKCISCCQILRSHMELTAHFRTRCHNSGPVALSEKSISQVAEIFKTKGHCENCDKLFADENQITQHKQTTQHNIKVLTTMEESILMFCHINGKNKNQSHLCHIVDRSRPLLKRHLTSNESTSERESTPSKRKSDLKGKDDDHVASQSQGSACKVKAWFCECLQKFFTEDSVEKHILSANRICHKCAVCGKLAENSSIIRLHMSRFHGGAHLTNFLLWCRACSVDLREEDIMGHVTEFHGGHSYYYEQEALEDEPMPSASDTVCISAGETTDCIPSPIELSPENSPILGKWQCRICEEMFESEENVKQHCMSLESHAFHRYCCGICRNHFRKVGTLQRHFKEHHNQEIQTKYFCGLCGNLFFDTEEEFLIHYKEIHSVDYAFVPEEMETSIKKEEDFLPAEQGDRLTCGCRTIYVSRINRRNDYVNCQKAMLQKGNLWFRCCFCSATAQNFADLNSHLNSHTSLKPKEEMYVVRCDACNKNFNDLQSAHQHYHMKHCFLQKPDLSSLASESENTVFKFTASGACVDRKPHKLKFEASPSKTQERPQLSPLQGPIQGKKETEENSAYSDEPGEDGELPDLDYLSTMTHIVLVDLDNWGSLFSQLPANLNQGTFIWGFQGGYSNWKPPVQCKIYNYLKRIGCFFLHPRCGTRREAADFALCIHAGRLDEHLPKQIPFTVLSGDKSFLELETQFKLTQRSARILNPHHIEGDMMCALLNSISDTAKGSDSEEDEDTLTAKRSLEEMNEREEEDADLEEAIKRSLEEM